In Candidatus Nitronauta litoralis, one DNA window encodes the following:
- a CDS encoding YdiU family protein → METLDSKQSQFNFDNSFARTFEGFFAPCEAAPAIAPKILQFNHALAEELGLDPVALDSEAGQAIFSGNEVPVGAEPIAQVYAGHQFGGYASQLGDGRALLLGEVIDTNQKRRDIQLKGSGPTPFSRGGDGKAPLGPVLREYLIGESMHALGIPTTRALAAVATGEDVYREKVLPGAVLTRIAASHIRVGTFEFFARKGGVEKVRELADYSIARHYPDIADAENPYLAFFKAVSDAQASLVARWMNIGFIHGVMNTDNMTISGETIDYGPCAFMDTYRPGTVFSSIDRHGRYAYANQPVILGWNLTRLAETLIPLVDPVKDRSIELLNECIQNIPSLYETHWLAGMRSKIGLTTEDPQDLDLMNDLLWVMKDAEADFTLFFRRLSQVLRGDSDPVQEVLDQSGAFNVWARRWEKRLEKEGTDPESGAQTMDQVNPIYIPRNHKVEEALAAATDKEDMTPFTELLSVISHPFDEVPGKEAYAGPPPVPDPSYKTFCGT, encoded by the coding sequence ATGGAAACACTCGACTCTAAACAATCCCAGTTCAATTTCGATAACAGCTTCGCCCGTACCTTTGAGGGCTTTTTCGCTCCTTGCGAGGCGGCCCCGGCAATTGCTCCGAAAATATTGCAATTCAACCATGCACTTGCTGAAGAGCTTGGGCTGGACCCGGTTGCACTCGATTCGGAAGCAGGCCAGGCGATATTCTCCGGCAATGAAGTACCCGTTGGCGCCGAACCCATAGCCCAGGTTTATGCCGGGCACCAGTTTGGCGGGTACGCATCTCAACTGGGGGATGGACGCGCGCTGCTTCTTGGTGAAGTGATTGATACAAATCAAAAACGCCGCGATATCCAGTTGAAAGGGTCGGGCCCCACTCCATTTTCGCGGGGCGGAGATGGAAAGGCACCGCTTGGGCCGGTGTTACGCGAGTACCTGATTGGAGAGAGCATGCATGCTCTCGGGATCCCGACGACAAGGGCCCTGGCTGCCGTCGCCACCGGTGAAGATGTTTATCGGGAAAAGGTTTTGCCCGGTGCTGTGCTCACCCGTATAGCCGCCAGCCACATTCGTGTTGGAACCTTCGAATTTTTTGCAAGGAAAGGTGGAGTCGAAAAAGTTCGCGAGCTCGCCGATTATTCAATTGCACGGCATTACCCGGATATAGCCGATGCGGAAAATCCATACCTGGCATTCTTCAAAGCTGTTTCCGACGCCCAGGCTTCTCTGGTGGCCCGCTGGATGAATATCGGTTTCATTCACGGGGTGATGAACACCGACAACATGACGATCTCCGGCGAGACTATCGATTACGGGCCTTGTGCATTTATGGACACCTATCGACCGGGCACCGTGTTCAGTTCGATTGATCGTCACGGCCGATATGCTTATGCGAACCAGCCAGTGATCCTGGGCTGGAACCTGACTCGATTGGCTGAAACGCTGATTCCCCTGGTTGATCCTGTCAAGGACCGATCCATCGAACTGTTGAATGAATGCATCCAGAATATTCCATCACTTTATGAAACACACTGGCTGGCCGGGATGCGATCGAAGATTGGTTTGACGACGGAAGATCCGCAGGATCTGGATTTGATGAACGATCTTTTATGGGTGATGAAAGATGCCGAGGCAGATTTCACTCTTTTTTTCCGCCGTCTCTCTCAGGTCTTGCGGGGTGATTCCGACCCAGTGCAAGAAGTGCTTGATCAGTCCGGTGCCTTTAATGTCTGGGCTCGGCGGTGGGAGAAGCGCCTGGAGAAGGAAGGAACTGATCCGGAGTCTGGTGCACAAACCATGGACCAGGTAAATCCGATCTATATTCCACGCAACCATAAAGTTGAAGAAGCTCTTGCCGCCGCAACCGATAAGGAAGACATGACACCTTTCACGGAATTGCTATCTGTTATAAGTCATCCATTCGATGAAGTTCCAGGAAAAGAAGCTTATGCCGGGCCGCCACCTGTACCCGACCCATCCTATAAAACCTTCTGCGGAACCTGA
- a CDS encoding DUF1801 domain-containing protein — MKGLFLFSSSVKRDPAIDRWMNERPDELGAIARHWFTVMRASGDDVRELLHDGHPTACVGEAAFAYVNAFKAHVNVGFFRGAELADPDGLLEGTGKFMRHVKLRPQSDVDTQALKRLIESAYTDMKGRLKEG, encoded by the coding sequence ATGAAAGGTCTTTTCCTGTTTTCGAGTTCAGTTAAACGAGACCCAGCCATCGACCGTTGGATGAATGAGAGGCCCGATGAGCTTGGCGCTATCGCCCGGCATTGGTTTACGGTGATGAGGGCTTCGGGAGACGATGTCCGGGAGCTATTGCACGATGGCCATCCAACGGCTTGTGTTGGTGAAGCCGCGTTTGCTTATGTCAATGCCTTTAAGGCCCACGTCAATGTTGGTTTCTTCCGCGGAGCAGAGCTCGCCGACCCGGATGGTTTGCTTGAGGGCACTGGTAAATTCATGCGTCATGTAAAGTTGAGGCCCCAAAGTGACGTCGATACCCAGGCTCTGAAGAGGCTGATCGAATCGGCTTACACCGATATGAAGGGACGTCTTAAGGAAGGGTAA
- a CDS encoding dicarboxylate/amino acid:cation symporter: protein MIGFNIVPTFKGKNFFVVDTTTEFLGGLAERLESLVKNRLWLKVIIGLIAGVIVGAILGPDLGWMPPEKAHQIGGWLALPGKLFLGLIGMVVSILVLASIIIGLSQSSSGEQLKTIGAKFTVFVVATTALAAALGIALGLTIQPGSYVELKSTSTQPSIPAPSLEKKEPLNSSVPELIAGLIPRKPLAALAEGEMLGIVIFSILLGIACTTADREKVKPFLDWMESIMEVSMTVVKWAMLLAPWAVFGLMAQLISNVGFDTIVGMGVYVLTVLSGLFLLLASYFILVTIIGRQNPLTFASNIAEAQLLAFSTSSSAAVMPLSIKTAVEKLKVPESIASLVVPLGATVNMAGTALYQAVAIIFLAQMAHIELSVGELSLIIVTLVASSIGSPGTPGVGLVILGNIAGDFGIPTEGLVLIMGVDRILDMSRTVVNLTGDLAACVLLGSAAPFSERITPVDLSETGIEKIPL, encoded by the coding sequence ATGATTGGTTTCAATATTGTTCCAACATTTAAAGGGAAAAATTTTTTTGTAGTCGATACCACAACAGAGTTTTTGGGAGGTTTAGCCGAACGCCTCGAAAGTCTGGTTAAAAACCGATTGTGGCTTAAAGTAATAATTGGGTTGATTGCCGGGGTTATTGTTGGGGCCATATTAGGACCGGATCTGGGATGGATGCCTCCTGAAAAAGCCCATCAGATAGGTGGTTGGTTGGCCCTTCCCGGTAAATTATTTTTAGGGCTGATTGGAATGGTGGTCAGTATTCTGGTTCTGGCTTCCATCATAATTGGCCTGAGCCAGTCCTCCAGTGGGGAACAATTAAAAACCATTGGGGCGAAATTCACGGTTTTTGTGGTTGCAACCACTGCTCTTGCAGCGGCCTTGGGAATCGCATTAGGGTTGACCATCCAACCGGGTTCTTACGTTGAACTTAAAAGCACCAGTACCCAACCCAGTATTCCAGCCCCTTCTCTTGAAAAAAAAGAACCACTTAATTCCAGTGTCCCAGAACTGATCGCGGGGCTGATTCCCAGAAAACCCTTAGCCGCACTTGCGGAAGGCGAAATGTTAGGGATCGTGATTTTTTCTATTTTGCTGGGGATTGCCTGCACGACAGCCGACAGAGAAAAAGTAAAACCTTTTCTGGACTGGATGGAGTCCATAATGGAAGTTTCCATGACCGTTGTCAAATGGGCCATGCTTCTGGCACCCTGGGCGGTTTTTGGTCTTATGGCGCAACTGATTTCAAATGTGGGGTTTGACACAATTGTTGGTATGGGAGTCTATGTTTTAACCGTGTTGTCAGGATTGTTTCTCCTCCTGGCTTCCTATTTCATTTTAGTTACAATCATTGGTCGACAAAATCCTCTAACCTTCGCCTCAAACATCGCGGAAGCCCAGCTACTGGCGTTTTCAACATCCAGTTCTGCTGCTGTGATGCCATTGTCGATTAAAACCGCGGTCGAAAAGTTGAAAGTTCCGGAAAGTATTGCCAGCCTGGTCGTACCACTGGGAGCCACTGTTAACATGGCCGGAACCGCCCTTTATCAGGCCGTTGCCATTATATTTTTAGCCCAGATGGCACATATTGAACTTTCAGTTGGAGAATTATCACTGATTATCGTTACCCTGGTGGCCTCATCCATCGGTTCACCCGGAACACCGGGGGTGGGATTGGTCATCCTTGGAAATATTGCAGGTGACTTTGGCATCCCAACAGAAGGACTTGTTTTGATCATGGGGGTAGACCGCATTCTGGACATGAGCAGAACAGTCGTCAACCTCACTGGTGATTTGGCGGCCTGTGTCTTACTGGGATCAGCAGCGCCTTTTTCAGAGCGAATCACACCTGTGGATCTCTCTGAAACCGGTATCGAGAAAATCCCATTATAA
- a CDS encoding nuclear transport factor 2 family protein: protein MKASPETRDEIKNVLDKYFESYLKGQLDDVITHYSPEPDTTLINSGLEEKQIGRENIRSRIEQSLNQKEKITSLKYHNLMVSEKDTVAWISSDLEARLAWEDQEINLMLRLTGVFVKEKNNWLITQMHSSAPFTMEKHED from the coding sequence ATGAAAGCTAGCCCAGAGACCAGAGATGAAATTAAAAATGTTTTGGACAAATATTTTGAGTCGTATCTTAAAGGTCAGTTGGATGACGTGATCACCCATTATTCACCAGAACCGGACACGACATTGATAAATTCCGGCCTGGAGGAAAAACAAATCGGCCGGGAAAATATCCGATCCAGGATCGAACAAAGTCTAAACCAGAAAGAGAAGATAACTTCTTTGAAATACCATAATTTGATGGTCTCCGAAAAGGATACAGTGGCCTGGATTTCTTCTGACCTTGAGGCCAGGCTTGCCTGGGAAGACCAGGAAATTAACTTGATGCTGCGGTTAACTGGAGTATTTGTAAAAGAAAAAAACAACTGGTTAATTACCCAAATGCATTCCTCAGCCCCCTTTACGATGGAAAAGCATGAAGACTGA
- a CDS encoding efflux RND transporter permease subunit: protein MGRHLQFMRFFAGHPTAANLLMIIALFFGFISIGELQRETFPHFAATKVEISVPYPGATAEEVEEAVSQRIENAVRDVNNVLEIKSESRENLGRVEVEMYEDADIGRFLDEIKTEVEAIDDFPDQTEVPVIRELGRTDSVVSIAVSGPMSVSDLKLYCEALKDRLLLLPEVSLVEISGFSEHQFRVEIPAATLMQYGLSVVEISDAIARQNIDLPAGTLETPGSDISVRFKDERRTLKEYEDLLIISRTTGEEVRLGEIATITDLFENEEEKILFNGKRAGLLKIQKLTTEDSLRIIKVIRDFIEQERQASPPGVSFSLTQNRTDIIKDRLTMLSRNAIQGLILVFITLWLFFTFRLSFWVAMGLPVSFMATFFFMKSFGLSINMLTMVGLLLALGLLMDDAIVISENVMTQLTKGKNSLDAAVEGTGQVTLGVFSSYITTMVVFGSIPLMLEGEMGKVLWVLPVVLLLTLSVSLIEAFFILPNHLVHSLKNYDHNKRNLFRVKFESLFEKVRHKVLGRLVDSAVKWRYLFIGLLIAVMLFSMGMIGGGRVKIVGFPEIDGDVLQARILAPQGTPLEEMESIVKHVVNSIMQVNTNLKPRQPGNQDLIQNVVVHYSQNLDAHETGPHVATVSVDLLAAEIRTSDLETVTGQWRQEVGSIPRVINITYKEPAIGPGGLPIDIRLQGEDLTQMKRASLELLAWLKQYEGVFDLQDDLRPGKPEIQVRMKPGALARGLNSSMIAGQLRAALFGRTANEIQVGSESYEIDVQVSRQDQNSLSDLENFYVTDAEGNLYPLGEVAYLEQGRGIARIQRVNSQRTVSVQGDINPQVTNAQEVIKDTEKRFLKGLIQKYPGVTYSLEGQQKETGKTGKSMMKAFMFGIFGVFILLSFQLKSYVEALIVMVAIPFSLIGVIWGHVLMGLDLSTVSMMGFVSLAGVVINDSILLVEFIRMGVEEGKEVVEAAKQASRQRFRAVLLTSLTTIAGLLPLLAEKSLQAQVLTPLVTSLVFGLIASTGLVLIVVPCLYSILSDFGRKPAGARQ, encoded by the coding sequence ATGGGTCGCCACCTCCAATTCATGCGTTTCTTCGCCGGTCACCCAACGGCGGCCAATCTTCTGATGATCATCGCTCTGTTCTTTGGCTTCATCAGTATCGGTGAACTTCAACGCGAAACCTTCCCCCATTTTGCTGCAACCAAAGTCGAGATCTCCGTTCCCTACCCTGGCGCCACTGCAGAAGAGGTCGAAGAAGCTGTCAGCCAGCGGATAGAAAACGCGGTCCGCGACGTCAACAATGTCCTCGAAATAAAAAGTGAATCGCGGGAAAACCTGGGTCGGGTTGAAGTGGAGATGTATGAAGATGCCGATATCGGCCGCTTCCTGGACGAAATCAAAACGGAAGTTGAAGCCATCGATGACTTTCCTGACCAGACAGAAGTCCCCGTGATCCGGGAGTTGGGACGAACGGATTCGGTTGTATCGATCGCGGTGTCGGGTCCCATGTCGGTTTCAGATCTCAAACTGTATTGCGAAGCCCTTAAAGACCGCCTCTTACTTTTGCCAGAGGTTTCGCTGGTGGAAATTTCTGGTTTCTCCGAACATCAATTCCGCGTGGAAATACCTGCGGCCACATTAATGCAATACGGTTTGAGTGTTGTGGAAATCAGCGATGCCATCGCACGGCAGAATATTGATTTGCCTGCTGGCACACTTGAAACCCCTGGCTCGGATATTTCCGTCCGTTTTAAAGATGAACGCCGGACCTTGAAAGAGTACGAAGACCTGCTGATCATTTCGCGAACCACCGGCGAAGAAGTGCGTCTGGGAGAGATAGCGACTATTACCGACCTGTTTGAAAATGAGGAGGAGAAAATCCTTTTTAATGGAAAACGTGCCGGGTTACTCAAGATCCAGAAACTCACCACTGAAGATTCATTGCGCATCATCAAGGTGATCCGGGATTTTATTGAACAGGAAAGACAGGCATCACCTCCCGGAGTCAGTTTTTCCCTGACCCAGAATCGAACCGACATTATTAAGGACCGATTAACCATGTTGAGCCGCAATGCGATTCAGGGATTAATACTGGTTTTCATTACATTATGGTTGTTTTTCACTTTTCGTCTTTCCTTCTGGGTTGCCATGGGATTACCCGTGTCCTTTATGGCAACTTTCTTTTTCATGAAAAGCTTCGGCCTTTCTATCAACATGCTGACCATGGTCGGCCTGTTGCTTGCCCTTGGACTATTGATGGATGATGCGATCGTCATCTCGGAAAATGTGATGACCCAATTAACCAAGGGTAAAAATTCACTGGATGCCGCGGTTGAAGGAACCGGCCAGGTGACGTTGGGTGTGTTCTCTTCCTATATAACAACCATGGTGGTTTTTGGCAGCATCCCCCTCATGCTTGAAGGAGAAATGGGAAAGGTTTTATGGGTGTTGCCTGTGGTACTTCTCCTCACACTCAGTGTCAGTCTTATAGAAGCCTTTTTCATTCTTCCAAATCATCTGGTCCATTCCTTAAAAAACTACGACCACAACAAACGCAACTTGTTCAGAGTGAAATTTGAATCCTTGTTTGAAAAGGTGCGGCACAAAGTTCTCGGAAGATTGGTCGACTCTGCTGTGAAATGGCGCTATTTGTTTATTGGACTTTTGATTGCAGTGATGCTTTTTTCCATGGGAATGATCGGTGGAGGTCGAGTCAAGATCGTGGGTTTCCCAGAAATAGATGGTGACGTCCTCCAGGCCCGGATTCTTGCCCCACAGGGAACTCCACTTGAGGAAATGGAATCCATTGTGAAACATGTTGTGAATTCCATTATGCAGGTGAATACAAACCTGAAACCCAGGCAACCCGGAAACCAGGACCTCATTCAAAATGTAGTGGTTCATTACAGTCAAAATCTGGATGCTCACGAAACCGGCCCTCACGTCGCCACTGTATCCGTCGATCTGTTAGCAGCAGAAATCCGCACCTCGGATCTGGAAACAGTTACAGGGCAATGGAGACAGGAAGTCGGATCCATCCCCAGGGTTATCAATATCACTTACAAAGAACCGGCTATTGGACCGGGAGGATTGCCCATCGATATCCGTTTGCAAGGGGAAGATTTGACTCAGATGAAACGTGCATCGCTTGAGTTGCTTGCCTGGTTGAAACAATACGAAGGCGTTTTTGATCTTCAGGATGATTTGCGACCGGGGAAACCGGAAATTCAGGTTCGAATGAAACCTGGGGCCTTAGCCCGCGGGCTCAATTCTTCCATGATCGCCGGCCAACTACGCGCTGCCTTGTTTGGGCGAACCGCAAATGAAATCCAGGTCGGTTCAGAATCGTATGAAATTGATGTTCAGGTGAGCAGACAGGATCAGAACAGCTTGTCAGATCTGGAAAATTTTTACGTTACCGATGCGGAAGGCAATCTTTACCCTCTGGGTGAGGTGGCTTATCTGGAGCAAGGCAGGGGCATTGCCCGGATTCAGCGGGTAAATTCACAACGCACGGTTTCGGTTCAAGGCGACATCAATCCTCAGGTCACCAATGCACAGGAAGTCATCAAAGATACAGAAAAGCGTTTTTTAAAGGGATTGATCCAAAAGTATCCCGGCGTCACTTATTCGCTGGAGGGTCAGCAAAAAGAAACCGGTAAAACTGGAAAATCCATGATGAAGGCGTTCATGTTCGGAATATTTGGCGTGTTCATCCTTTTAAGCTTCCAGCTGAAAAGTTACGTGGAGGCCTTGATCGTTATGGTGGCCATACCCTTTTCATTGATCGGCGTCATCTGGGGACACGTGTTGATGGGGCTCGATCTTTCAACGGTCAGCATGATGGGATTTGTATCGCTGGCCGGTGTCGTTATCAACGACTCCATATTACTTGTTGAATTTATTCGTATGGGAGTCGAGGAAGGAAAAGAAGTCGTCGAAGCAGCCAAGCAGGCCAGTCGTCAACGATTTCGGGCGGTGTTACTGACTTCCCTCACCACCATTGCTGGCCTATTGCCTCTATTGGCTGAAAAAAGTTTGCAGGCACAGGTGCTCACTCCCCTGGTGACCAGTCTTGTTTTCGGGCTCATCGCCTCCACCGGACTTGTTTTGATCGTCGTGCCCTGCTTGTATTCCATACTATCTGATTTTGGAAGAAAACCCGCTGGAGCCAGGCAATAG
- a CDS encoding bleomycin resistance protein: MIQKSMFVLAVRDLEASITFYRDILGFEVKEIGDDGWRIFEKDACQIMAGHCPDSIPAHDLGDHSYFAYLIVNNIDEYFAEVKGKGVELIKDIRNEPWNMREFGLRTNDGHRIMIGQELGK; this comes from the coding sequence ATGATTCAGAAAAGCATGTTTGTTCTCGCGGTGCGGGACCTCGAAGCGTCTATCACTTTTTATCGCGATATTCTCGGGTTTGAAGTAAAAGAAATCGGGGACGATGGATGGCGAATTTTTGAAAAAGATGCGTGTCAGATCATGGCAGGGCATTGTCCCGATTCTATCCCGGCTCACGATTTGGGGGATCATTCCTATTTTGCATATTTGATTGTAAATAATATCGATGAATATTTCGCAGAGGTTAAAGGAAAGGGCGTGGAGTTAATAAAAGACATCAGGAACGAGCCATGGAATATGAGGGAGTTTGGCTTGCGAACAAATGATGGGCACCGGATCATGATCGGGCAGGAGTTAGGGAAATGA
- a CDS encoding zinc-binding alcohol dehydrogenase family protein has translation MKAVGLYQYLPIENEQSLVDVEMDCPEPAGKDLLVKVQAISVNPVDTKVRAPGKDIATTPQVLGWDAAGEVIEVGPDVAHFSVGDKVFYAGDITRPGSNSEFQLVDERIVGRMPQSLSFEEAAALPLTGITAWEALFERLGISSEGKDAGRSILIIGGAGGVGSIAIQLAKKLAKLKVIATASRPESSAWSKKLGADLIVNHRNPLDAELVAIETPQVDFILCLNNTGQHWGAMAKAIAPQGSICSIVETSEPVELGLLKSKSASFTWEFMFTRSMFQTEDMIEQQKLLNRISDLVEKGELVTTTNNVIRPINASNLRKAHALIEQGATIGKIVLADWPEK, from the coding sequence ATGAAAGCTGTCGGGTTATACCAGTACTTACCTATTGAAAACGAACAATCACTGGTCGATGTCGAAATGGATTGTCCGGAACCTGCCGGGAAGGATCTGCTGGTAAAGGTCCAGGCCATTTCAGTGAATCCGGTCGACACCAAAGTGAGGGCGCCCGGAAAAGACATTGCAACCACGCCGCAGGTATTGGGTTGGGATGCCGCCGGTGAAGTGATTGAGGTTGGTCCAGATGTGGCCCACTTTTCCGTTGGAGACAAGGTCTTCTATGCAGGCGATATCACACGGCCCGGCAGTAATAGCGAGTTTCAGTTGGTCGATGAGCGCATTGTTGGAAGAATGCCTCAATCACTCTCATTTGAAGAGGCCGCAGCATTGCCACTCACGGGCATTACGGCCTGGGAAGCCTTGTTCGAACGACTCGGTATTTCATCAGAAGGGAAAGATGCGGGGCGATCGATTCTCATCATCGGCGGTGCTGGCGGGGTTGGGTCCATTGCAATCCAGCTGGCAAAAAAACTGGCAAAACTTAAAGTGATCGCTACCGCTTCCCGTCCGGAGTCTTCCGCCTGGTCCAAAAAGCTGGGTGCCGATCTAATAGTCAACCACCGGAACCCTCTTGATGCAGAGTTAGTTGCCATTGAAACGCCCCAAGTTGATTTTATTCTTTGCCTCAACAACACAGGCCAGCACTGGGGGGCTATGGCAAAAGCGATTGCCCCGCAAGGCAGTATCTGCTCCATTGTCGAAACATCTGAACCGGTTGAACTCGGTTTACTGAAGAGCAAAAGCGCTTCCTTTACCTGGGAGTTCATGTTCACCCGATCCATGTTCCAGACGGAGGATATGATTGAACAACAGAAATTGCTCAACAGAATTTCGGACCTTGTGGAAAAGGGGGAGCTCGTCACCACAACCAATAACGTCATACGTCCTATCAATGCAAGCAATCTGCGCAAAGCACATGCTCTGATCGAACAGGGAGCGACTATCGGTAAGATCGTTCTTGCCGATTGGCCTGAAAAGTGA
- a CDS encoding GNAT family N-acetyltransferase — translation MASINPPNAHDKSDWLKLWQGYLEFYKSDLPEKISDLTWERFFDPNEPVFSLGAYEGETMVGFVNYILHRSTWSESHYCYLEDIFVSPSKRGRGIGGQLISAVQDCAQEAGCARLYWMTHEDNITAQMLYDKVARKSGFIQYRLPLE, via the coding sequence ATGGCTAGTATTAATCCGCCCAATGCTCATGATAAATCAGATTGGCTGAAGTTGTGGCAAGGTTATCTTGAATTTTATAAATCCGATTTGCCAGAAAAAATTTCCGACCTCACCTGGGAACGTTTTTTTGATCCAAATGAACCTGTATTCAGTTTGGGGGCTTATGAGGGCGAAACCATGGTTGGATTTGTGAATTACATTTTGCATCGATCAACCTGGTCCGAAAGTCACTATTGTTATCTGGAAGATATTTTTGTTTCCCCTTCCAAGCGGGGCAGGGGTATCGGGGGGCAACTAATCAGTGCAGTGCAAGACTGTGCACAAGAGGCGGGATGTGCACGTCTTTATTGGATGACACATGAGGACAATATAACAGCTCAGATGCTTTACGACAAAGTTGCCAGGAAGTCGGGTTTTATCCAATACCGTTTACCACTTGAGTGA
- a CDS encoding FecR domain-containing protein — protein sequence MSWLLINTSNKKIGRLSRKILSAILIASFLAAPGFSFAREEDEVTRMEFIKLMVKNQKQSSVIPSNASALSDEDLYGQIAHNLKEKGFNVLASKNPDQPLSQQEFVRITYAFSDQPAGKSIFEQKQYLKEAEIISTADVGLTTGLQGRAVQFRGEEESYNQSEIAAPVFMQDRVETDLNSMITFTFDDGSTMSLGEDAVVNITEHVYDPERDFRKTIVNVALGAVRFKVTKGKAEGSMFRVITPVAVAGVRGTEFVTIVEPGGKTRIVGLEGKVETFPRLPNGKEGKHEFVIAGTMHEVSKDGSSIGLQQADAALMNRVFQKTNPNKKMKNRPKMTMAKIMKAAKADFRNRKAFGKSINKGNNKAKVNNGIGKAKGLQKKLAKGLNVKGKSLENKLAKLKNIESKILANGIIGNEMVGDLAKNAAKIVAKSAAQSAAKNAAKGVAKLAAKSAAKMAAKDAAKMAAKSAAKVAAQTVAKNAAKNAAQSAAKEAAQTVAKNAAKASATQMAKNAVKETTMQAISTTSNSPALNGNGIVNGVGNGLGNGIVNGIGNGIGIGN from the coding sequence ATGAGTTGGTTATTAATAAATACTTCAAATAAAAAAATCGGGAGACTGTCCCGAAAGATCTTAAGCGCAATTCTCATCGCCTCTTTTCTGGCGGCCCCTGGTTTTTCGTTTGCCCGTGAAGAAGATGAAGTCACTCGCATGGAATTCATTAAACTCATGGTAAAAAACCAGAAACAGAGTTCGGTTATTCCTTCCAATGCATCCGCACTGTCTGATGAGGATTTGTATGGACAGATCGCGCATAATTTGAAAGAGAAAGGTTTTAACGTATTGGCCAGCAAAAATCCGGACCAGCCTCTATCGCAGCAGGAATTCGTGCGCATCACCTATGCCTTTTCCGATCAACCCGCGGGGAAATCCATTTTTGAACAAAAGCAATACTTGAAAGAAGCAGAGATCATCAGCACAGCCGATGTCGGCCTCACCACAGGGCTCCAGGGCCGTGCAGTTCAGTTCCGGGGTGAAGAAGAATCCTATAATCAATCCGAAATAGCGGCACCCGTATTTATGCAGGACCGGGTGGAAACAGACCTGAACTCAATGATCACCTTCACTTTTGATGATGGCAGCACCATGTCCCTGGGTGAGGATGCAGTCGTCAATATCACCGAACATGTTTATGATCCTGAGCGCGACTTCCGGAAGACTATCGTGAATGTTGCACTTGGAGCTGTCCGTTTCAAAGTCACCAAAGGGAAAGCTGAAGGTTCCATGTTTCGGGTCATCACTCCAGTGGCCGTTGCAGGGGTTAGAGGCACTGAGTTTGTGACCATTGTAGAACCGGGAGGAAAAACAAGGATTGTGGGGCTCGAAGGCAAGGTCGAAACCTTCCCCCGCCTGCCCAATGGCAAAGAAGGTAAGCATGAGTTTGTAATTGCCGGCACCATGCACGAAGTTTCAAAAGATGGTTCTTCCATAGGGTTACAGCAAGCTGATGCGGCTTTGATGAACAGGGTTTTCCAGAAGACCAATCCGAATAAAAAAATGAAAAACCGGCCGAAAATGACAATGGCCAAAATTATGAAAGCTGCAAAAGCTGACTTTAGAAATAGAAAGGCTTTTGGAAAATCCATCAACAAAGGCAACAACAAGGCAAAAGTAAATAACGGGATTGGCAAAGCAAAGGGGCTTCAGAAAAAACTGGCCAAAGGGCTTAACGTAAAAGGAAAAAGTCTGGAAAATAAACTCGCCAAGCTCAAAAATATTGAGAGCAAAATCCTTGCGAATGGGATAATTGGAAATGAAATGGTTGGAGACTTAGCCAAAAATGCAGCCAAGATTGTTGCTAAATCAGCAGCCCAGTCTGCAGCAAAAAACGCAGCAAAAGGGGTTGCCAAACTAGCGGCTAAAAGCGCTGCCAAAATGGCGGCCAAGGATGCTGCAAAAATGGCTGCCAAGAGCGCAGCAAAAGTAGCGGCTCAAACGGTAGCCAAGAACGCAGCGAAAAATGCAGCCCAATCAGCAGCAAAAGAGGCTGCTCAAACGGTAGCCAAAAATGCAGCCAAAGCTTCCGCAACACAGATGGCAAAAAACGCTGTAAAGGAAACCACAATGCAGGCCATTTCCACCACTTCAAACTCCCCGGCCCTGAATGGCAACGGAATCGTGAATGGGGTTGGAAATGGACTTGGTAACGGCATTGTTAATGGTATTGGTAACGGAATTGGCATTGGCAATTGA